The DNA window AGTAACTCTCTAGCCCGTTATCGACAATTGTGCTCGCCACGGCTTGGCAACCTGGACAGCACATATAATGTTTATTATTGAGAATAGTGACGGGGTATTTGTCACCCTCTAAATTTGGCAGCCCACAATGAAAGCAATCACCTTTTGAAATATTAATAGCCATTGAGTATGGGTACCGCCATTATGGATTAAAACTAGTCGCTTTCGATGTCGGTAAGGTAATGGTTTTTTGAACCTTCCAACTCTCGTCAAGTGGAGTAAGTCGTAACCGCCATTTTCCTTCTACGCTGGTATCGTTTTGAGCTCTGTAAATCCCACTGGCGTCGGCACTTAACAACACAAAAAAATCTCTCTCTTCTAGGGTGACATGAAAAAAATCTAGTTTTAATGCCTCTCTGGTTTGCGGTGCACCTGATAAAAATTCAACGGAGATGACATCGTCCGTTATGTTTAATCTAGTGCTGATACCGAGTGATTTTGCTTTCTCAATTTTATCTAATCTAGCATTAATTGATTTGCCTTCTTTGTAGTAGTCATCAACTACAAGACTGTTGGTACCATCCGTTGCGAAATTGACTACAATGCCGCCAACGATAAATGATGAAACGGGGATACAGATTAGAAACCAAGGCCAAAACTGTTTATACCAAGGCTTAACGTCTAGTTCTTCCATAATGCTTTAACTCTTTTTTTACTTGCGTGAATTAACTATGCTGTCGGTGGGAGAGTATACGGAATTGGGTAAAAAAAAGCCTCGTCATTACGAGGCTTTTTGAGTCGTATTTTTACTTTATTTGAGACAGGCTATAAACATAAGCTGCAACGACATGCACCTTGTCTTCACCAAGCGTCTCTTTAAACGCCGGCATAACACCGTTGCGCCCATAATAGAGAGTTTCAGTCACAGTCTTCTGATTGCCGCCATATAACCAGATATTGTCTGTCAGGTTAGGAGCACCGATCATTTGATTGCCTTTACCATCCATTCCGTGACAGGCTGCGCAAACCACGAATCTGGCTTTGCCGGCTTCTTTTAAGCCTTGATCAACGTCACGACCACTTAGGCTCAAGGTATATGCTACAACCTCGGCTACGCCGTCTTCACCCATGCTGTTGAGCCAACCAGGCATTGCGCCGCGACGACCTAAGATTAATGTTTCTTTGATCTTGTCACCAGAACCGCCATATATCCAATCGTTGTCCGTAAGGTTAGGGAAACCTGATGCTGCACCTTTTGCATTCGATCCATGACACTGCGCGCAGTTCTGCAAGAACAAGCGTTGGCCAACTTGCACAGCTTCTTCATTCTTTGCTAGTTGCTCGACCGGTGTTTTTGCATACTCAGCAAAAATGGGATCGAATTTCTCATTTGCATATTTGATCTGCAGGGCATACTCGTTCCAATTACCGTCTTCAATGTCTTTTTGCAATGCAAGCTTCGACTCTTCAAGTGAAAGCACACCTTGGTTAGAACTTTCCCAACCAAGAAGCCCTTTATACCCGCCTAAACCAGGGTACAAGAGTAAGTAAGCAACACCCCAAACAATACAAATGTAGAATAATATTGTCCACCAACGAGGCAATTGGTTGTTCATCTCTTCTATGCCATCGAAAACGTGTCCCATCGACTCGCCTTCCTTGACCCCAGTGCTATTTGATAAACACCAACGTAAAAGAACGTAACAGCCTAATATTGAACCTAATGTTATTACTGATATCCAAATTGTCCAAAACATACTCATAAGTTCAAGACTCCTGATCTTTTTTATTTAAGTTTTTCTTTTCTTCGTCATCGAAAACTAAGTTTGCTGCCTCATCAAAGCCTTTTTTATTGCGGCTGCTGAATGCCCAATAACAAACGCCAACGAAAGAGACGAAAACGATAACCGTAAATATGCTGCCTATAGTTCCCTGGTCCATTATTTTAAATGAGTCCCAAGTTGCTGTAGGTAGGCAATCAAAGCTTCCATTTCCTTTTTGCCTTTTACTGCAGCTTCAGCACCTGCAATATCTTCATCTGTGTAAGGCATACCTAGCATACGGTTAACTTCCATTTTTTTGACGATATCTTTACCATCAAGTGTGTTCTCAGCTAGCCATGGATAACCCGGCATATTTGATTCAGGTACTACGTTTCTTGGATTCATCAAGTGAACGCGATGCCATTCATCACTATAGCGTTCGCCAACTCGCGCTAAATCAGGACCTGTTCTTTTTGAACCCCATAAGAAGGGTCGTTCCCAAACAGATTCACCGGCTACTGAGTAATGCCCATAGCGTTCTGTTTCTGAGCGGAAAGGGCGGATCATTTGGCTGTGACAGCCAACACAACCTTCACGGATGTAAATGTCACGACCTTCCAACTCTAAGGCGGTATATGGACGCAAGCCCTTAACTGGCTCTAATGCTTGTTGGTCAAACATTAATGGTAAGATCTGCGCCATAGCACCAAAGCTAATTGCGACTAGAATAAGAACAGTTAATAAACCAACGTTTTTTTCTAACAACTCATGTGGATTTTTCATTATCGTTCTCCTTATGCCGCAGCGGTTGCAGTATTTTCTACAATGCTTTC is part of the Glaciecola nitratireducens FR1064 genome and encodes:
- a CDS encoding cbb3-type cytochrome oxidase subunit 3; amino-acid sequence: MDQGTIGSIFTVIVFVSFVGVCYWAFSSRNKKGFDEAANLVFDDEEKKNLNKKDQES
- the ccoO gene encoding cytochrome-c oxidase, cbb3-type subunit II, with protein sequence MKNPHELLEKNVGLLTVLILVAISFGAMAQILPLMFDQQALEPVKGLRPYTALELEGRDIYIREGCVGCHSQMIRPFRSETERYGHYSVAGESVWERPFLWGSKRTGPDLARVGERYSDEWHRVHLMNPRNVVPESNMPGYPWLAENTLDGKDIVKKMEVNRMLGMPYTDEDIAGAEAAVKGKKEMEALIAYLQQLGTHLK
- the ccoP gene encoding cytochrome-c oxidase, cbb3-type subunit III gives rise to the protein MSMFWTIWISVITLGSILGCYVLLRWCLSNSTGVKEGESMGHVFDGIEEMNNQLPRWWTILFYICIVWGVAYLLLYPGLGGYKGLLGWESSNQGVLSLEESKLALQKDIEDGNWNEYALQIKYANEKFDPIFAEYAKTPVEQLAKNEEAVQVGQRLFLQNCAQCHGSNAKGAASGFPNLTDNDWIYGGSGDKIKETLILGRRGAMPGWLNSMGEDGVAEVVAYTLSLSGRDVDQGLKEAGKARFVVCAACHGMDGKGNQMIGAPNLTDNIWLYGGNQKTVTETLYYGRNGVMPAFKETLGEDKVHVVAAYVYSLSQIK
- a CDS encoding FixH family protein, which translates into the protein MEELDVKPWYKQFWPWFLICIPVSSFIVGGIVVNFATDGTNSLVVDDYYKEGKSINARLDKIEKAKSLGISTRLNITDDVISVEFLSGAPQTREALKLDFFHVTLEERDFFVLLSADASGIYRAQNDTSVEGKWRLRLTPLDESWKVQKTITLPTSKATSFNP